The Sporosarcina ureae genomic sequence CTGCTGCTCCTTCAGTAGGTGTCGCAATACCTGTAAATATTGAACCAAGTACGATTACGATTAAAACCATCGGTAAGATGACAGACTTCATAGCTAGGAGCTTCTCGCGAGTTGTAGCACGATCCTCTTTTAACAACGAGGGAGCCATATCTTTGTTTTTATAAGCACGGAATAAAATATACGCTATAAACAATCCAATTAAAATGAATCCCGCACCTAAGCCTCCAGCAAATAAACTAGATACCGATACGCCAGTAATAGCGCCATAGACGACCATGTTTAAACTTGGTGGAATAAGTTGTCCTAGTGTACCTCCTGCCATGATCGATCCTAAGCTCAATGATTCATTATATTTATACTTCATCATCTGCGGTAACGCAATTAATCCCAGACCGATTACACCTGCTGCAACTACCCCCGAAATCGCACCGATAATTGCACCTACTAAAATGGTCGCAATCGCGAGTCCGCCGCGTAATGCACCAGACCACTTGTAGACTGCATCATATAAATCGGTGATGATATTGGATTTTTCCAATAAAACGGACATCAGAATGAATAACGGAATTGCAATAAGTGTAAAATTGTTCATCACACCCCAAGCAGCACTAGTTAATAGACTAGTACTATCAATCCCCCACATCATTAGCGCAAACACTACACCAACTGTCGATAATGCAAATGCTATTGGTACCCCTAAAAACAGAAGCAGCATCAATAAAACGAACATCGCAATTGGGGCATACTCAAATAGTAGAATCATCTGCGCTACCTCCAATTGCGATTTTATAGATTTCGACCCAAGCTTGTAACCAAACTAGCAAGCCACTAATCGGAATAAACCACTTAAACCACCATATCTGTGGATTAAACGAACTCTGATGAGACGAATGCTCCAATATCATTGTCGATTCAACAGCCATAAGGGACCCACGGTAGATCAGGAACGATGCTACTAATATCACAAGTAACATAGCGAATATACCAAAGAATTTATTCCATTTAGGAGACAATAAACGCGGAATGATATCCACTGCGATGTGTCCTTTCACTCTAAGCACTTCAGCTCCCGCTAGTAATATGGACACGCCATATATGAAAATCGGCACTTCAAAACCCCAATCTGGTGCATCATGCAAAAAGCGTCTCATGATAATGGTATAGATGACTATTAGCGTTAGTGGAATCATCAGATAGCCCGCGATTCTTCCAGCGATTGACGACATTTTTTCTATTATAGTAGTTAAGAGAATCATGCTGCCACCGCCTATTCTTTATAACCTATTTTTTTTGCTTGTTCAATATAACCAAGTTCAGCTAAGAGATCAGCATATTGTTCTACATATTCCTTACTCGCTTCACTTTTTTCTTTATAATCATTTAACAGTTCAAATCCTTTTTCACGCATTTCTTCAATATCTTCTTCAGGCAACTGAATGAATTCGATGTTTGGATTATTCATCCATTCAGTCTTTGCTTTTGAACTTTCTACGCCATATGCAATAGCAGATTCATAGCGAACTTTATCTCTTGCCACCTGCACAATCGCCTTCAAATCATCCGGTAACTCTTCCCAAGATTTCGGATTCGCGATCAGCTCTTTATCGGAACTTGGTCCAACATGTAAAGCGGGCTCGATAATATATTTTGATACTTCATCTAATCCCATTTCACCGTTCACCAAATAATCATTAAATTCAGCCGCGTCCACTGTACTCAGTTGCAAACCTGTATAGATTTCAGGTGCAGATAATGAAATAGCAGAGGCACCAAGTTTTCCATAAAATAGACTAGCCACTCCGGCAGCACGAATGTTCTTTCCTTTGAAGTCATCAGCAGAACGGATTGGTACTTGAGACATCAAGATTTCTTCAGGTGCATAATCGAATGCCCCTAAGCTATTAAT encodes the following:
- a CDS encoding TRAP transporter small permease subunit — its product is MILLTTIIEKMSSIAGRIAGYLMIPLTLIVIYTIIMRRFLHDAPDWGFEVPIFIYGVSILLAGAEVLRVKGHIAVDIIPRLLSPKWNKFFGIFAMLLVILVASFLIYRGSLMAVESTMILEHSSHQSSFNPQIWWFKWFIPISGLLVWLQAWVEIYKIAIGGSADDSTI
- a CDS encoding TRAP transporter large permease, which encodes MILLFEYAPIAMFVLLMLLLFLGVPIAFALSTVGVVFALMMWGIDSTSLLTSAAWGVMNNFTLIAIPLFILMSVLLEKSNIITDLYDAVYKWSGALRGGLAIATILVGAIIGAISGVVAAGVIGLGLIALPQMMKYKYNESLSLGSIMAGGTLGQLIPPSLNMVVYGAITGVSVSSLFAGGLGAGFILIGLFIAYILFRAYKNKDMAPSLLKEDRATTREKLLAMKSVILPMVLIVIVLGSIFTGIATPTEGAAVGVLGTLLIGLFTKRLNLEKINLALKESTKMTGMVGWILIGAAAFSAVFSGVGGNRFVSEMAQLAPGGKWGILVFSLAFIILLGMFLETMALIMLAAPIISPIIADAGFDPLWWGVVFMVVLQLAYLTPPFGFAIFYLKSAVGDKVSIEKIYRATFPFIIIQLMATIIFILFPTLATWLPTLLSSK
- the dctP gene encoding TRAP transporter substrate-binding protein DctP, with product MLKKGLPLISLLLIFLMILTGCQLNETIPKGEQRVYKWRMVTHQIPGTARYDGTILPFVKAVEEMSGGRLVIEPFGANILFPTNETFDMVKNGVVDVAAVYTGFWTGKDPVFALGGGTIPGDPISGFEEHFYRSEKLQPIMDKAYEKHGINSLGAFDYAPEEILMSQVPIRSADDFKGKNIRAAGVASLFYGKLGASAISLSAPEIYTGLQLSTVDAAEFNDYLVNGEMGLDEVSKYIIEPALHVGPSSDKELIANPKSWEELPDDLKAIVQVARDKVRYESAIAYGVESSKAKTEWMNNPNIEFIQLPEEDIEEMREKGFELLNDYKEKSEASKEYVEQYADLLAELGYIEQAKKIGYKE